The proteins below come from a single Halobacillus salinarum genomic window:
- a CDS encoding ComE operon protein 2, which produces MERISWNQYFMAQSHLLKSRSTCERLAVGAVIVREKRMIAGGYNGSVSGGVHCIDEGCYVIDGHCVRTIHAEMNALLQCAKFGAAAEGAEIYVTHFPCLHCTKAIIQAGIQAVYYSEDYHNHPYAVELFEQAGVRMEKVPLEYKGSSLEEKQLIEKLLHTLESTDIDDEEFTKLKQEASKLFSLQEVNRT; this is translated from the coding sequence ATGGAACGGATATCTTGGAACCAATATTTTATGGCGCAAAGCCATTTGCTAAAATCAAGAAGCACTTGTGAAAGACTGGCAGTAGGTGCTGTAATTGTCAGAGAAAAGCGAATGATTGCAGGAGGTTATAACGGGAGCGTATCAGGAGGAGTGCATTGCATTGATGAAGGCTGTTATGTGATTGACGGTCATTGTGTACGGACAATTCATGCAGAAATGAATGCTTTATTGCAGTGTGCTAAATTTGGTGCGGCTGCAGAGGGGGCTGAAATTTACGTGACCCACTTCCCATGTCTGCATTGTACAAAAGCCATTATCCAAGCAGGCATTCAAGCGGTATATTATAGCGAGGATTACCATAACCATCCTTATGCGGTTGAATTGTTCGAACAAGCTGGTGTAAGAATGGAAAAAGTTCCTCTTGAATATAAAGGGAGCTCGTTAGAAGAAAAACAGCTGATTGAAAAACTTCTTCATACTTTGGAAAGTACGGATATCGATGATGAAGAATTTACTAAACTAAAACAAGAAGCGTCTAAGCTATTTTCACTGCAGGAAGTAAACCGTACATGA
- a CDS encoding YqzM family protein has product MNEFKKDIQSKTNDIIDSGLGFGLSFLFFFVIFFIGVIFSIFS; this is encoded by the coding sequence ATGAACGAATTTAAGAAAGATATTCAATCCAAAACAAACGATATTATTGATTCTGGTTTAGGTTTTGGTCTATCATTTCTTTTCTTCTTTGTAATTTTCTTTATAGGCGTGATTTTTTCAATCTTCAGCTAA
- the rsfS gene encoding ribosome silencing factor has translation MESKELVTLAAQACDEKRASDIVVLDMSDVSLIADYFLICEGSNERQVQAIARELKDQAEEQGIEVKRMEGFDQARWVLVDLNDVVCHIFHKDERHYYNLERLWGDASTVAVEGLQS, from the coding sequence ATGGAAAGTAAAGAATTAGTCACTTTAGCTGCACAAGCGTGCGATGAGAAGCGTGCTTCCGATATTGTGGTCCTTGATATGTCTGACGTTTCTTTAATCGCGGATTATTTTTTGATTTGTGAAGGCTCTAATGAACGGCAGGTTCAAGCGATCGCCCGTGAACTTAAAGACCAGGCAGAAGAACAAGGCATAGAGGTAAAAAGAATGGAAGGATTTGATCAAGCACGGTGGGTGCTTGTTGACTTGAATGACGTGGTTTGTCATATTTTTCATAAAGATGAACGTCATTATTATAATTTAGAGCGTCTCTGGGGAGATGCTTCTACAGTGGCTGTAGAAGGGCTGCAAAGCTGA
- the yhbY gene encoding ribosome assembly RNA-binding protein YhbY: protein MLTSKQKKFLRAESHEIQPIFQVGKAGVNDNMTTQISEALEKRELIKVSILQNCFEDNQDVADEIAAATGAHIVQVIGNTIILYKESSNHKQLILP from the coding sequence ATGTTAACGAGTAAACAAAAAAAATTTTTACGAGCAGAATCCCATGAGATTCAGCCGATTTTTCAAGTAGGTAAAGCAGGAGTAAATGATAACATGACGACTCAGATCTCAGAGGCTCTGGAAAAAAGAGAACTGATTAAAGTGAGTATCCTTCAGAATTGTTTTGAAGATAATCAGGATGTGGCCGATGAAATAGCGGCAGCTACCGGTGCACATATCGTTCAAGTAATTGGAAACACCATTATTCTTTATAAAGAGTCGAGCAATCATAAGCAGCTCATTCTTCCATAA
- a CDS encoding class I SAM-dependent DNA methyltransferase produces the protein MSYGRMAQVYDQLMEDAPYDQWIYWTKEVLGHYYPGASSILELGCGTGEITYRLHNQRYEVTGVDLSEEMLALAAAKKPSSSIQWIHQDIRNLEGFSNLDCIVSYCDVLNYITTEEDLLQVMERTYTSLKTGGLFLFDVHSLSHMMENLNGRTFAEVHEDLSYIWFCDCGKEENTVLHDLTFFVQNEACTYDRFEEQHFQKGYSINKLRTLLEQAGFKLLQIHSDFIFSPAEAGDRLFFICQK, from the coding sequence ATGAGTTATGGACGCATGGCTCAAGTTTATGATCAGCTTATGGAAGATGCTCCTTATGATCAATGGATATATTGGACAAAAGAAGTACTGGGACATTACTATCCTGGTGCTTCGTCTATTTTGGAGCTGGGGTGTGGAACCGGGGAAATTACATACCGCCTGCATAATCAAAGGTATGAAGTTACCGGAGTCGATTTATCTGAAGAGATGCTTGCATTAGCCGCTGCTAAAAAACCGTCCTCCAGCATTCAGTGGATCCATCAGGACATTCGCAATTTGGAGGGGTTTTCAAACTTAGACTGTATTGTCAGTTACTGTGATGTCTTAAATTACATTACTACGGAGGAAGATTTACTTCAAGTAATGGAAAGGACATATACTAGTTTGAAAACGGGTGGTTTGTTCTTATTCGATGTTCATTCACTCTCTCATATGATGGAAAATCTAAATGGGAGGACGTTTGCGGAAGTTCATGAAGACCTTTCTTATATTTGGTTTTGTGATTGCGGAAAAGAAGAAAATACAGTGCTGCATGATTTAACATTTTTCGTTCAGAACGAAGCATGTACCTATGACCGTTTTGAGGAGCAGCATTTCCAAAAGGGATACTCTATAAACAAGCTGCGAACATTGTTGGAACAAGCTGGTTTCAAGCTGCTTCAAATCCATTCAGATTTTATTTTCAGTCCGGCAGAAGCAGGGGATCGTTTGTTTTTTATCTGTCAAAAATGA
- a CDS encoding nicotinate-nucleotide adenylyltransferase: MKRIGILGGTFDPPHLGHMIMAEASREQMKLDEVWFIPSHLPPHKQAAEVGALDRLKMVKQAVKSNQRFYVNDLELNREGKSYTIDTIQQLRLENPETEFYFIIGGDMVEYLPNWHRIDELVKLVQFVGVKRPGFEWDHQYDVHEVDIPLIEISSSEIRLRLAEQKTIRYLVPETVYEYIKEHRLYEA; the protein is encoded by the coding sequence ATGAAGCGAATAGGCATATTAGGAGGAACTTTTGATCCGCCGCATTTAGGTCATATGATTATGGCAGAGGCATCAAGGGAGCAGATGAAATTGGACGAAGTATGGTTCATTCCTTCTCACCTTCCTCCTCACAAACAAGCAGCTGAAGTGGGAGCTCTGGACCGTTTGAAAATGGTCAAGCAAGCCGTTAAAAGTAATCAGCGATTTTATGTAAATGATTTGGAGCTCAATCGAGAAGGTAAGTCCTATACGATTGACACAATTCAACAACTTCGATTAGAAAACCCTGAGACTGAATTTTATTTTATTATTGGCGGGGATATGGTGGAATATCTCCCTAATTGGCACCGAATAGATGAATTAGTCAAACTGGTTCAATTCGTTGGAGTTAAGCGTCCGGGGTTTGAGTGGGATCATCAATATGATGTACACGAGGTGGATATTCCGTTAATCGAAATTTCTTCTTCGGAGATAAGACTGCGTTTAGCAGAACAAAAAACTATCCGTTACTTAGTACCTGAAACCGTATATGAGTATATAAAGGAGCATCGATTATATGAAGCTTAA
- the sda gene encoding sporulation histidine kinase inhibitor Sda, protein MKQLSDALLVQSYHKAIELNLSEDFIRQIREEIKERSIQHLIEKYVSHVG, encoded by the coding sequence ATGAAACAATTATCTGATGCCCTGTTAGTACAATCTTACCACAAAGCAATTGAGCTCAATCTTTCCGAGGACTTTATCAGACAAATACGAGAGGAAATAAAGGAACGATCGATCCAGCACCTTATAGAAAAATATGTCAGCCATGTAGGCTGA
- a CDS encoding helix-hairpin-helix domain-containing protein — protein sequence MAYLKRYGWVIIVLIVISFLLFKHEDKDAFVHEKEAEPPLNGQVSDQDEHTSSVVKVDVKGEVVHPGVYTVKNGMRVDDVISLAGGLTSKADPASVNFAQKLEDEMVVLVTSSSAAMNQGSGAENENQGKVVRINQASQEEIEKLPGIGPSKAAAIIKYREEQGLFKKKEDLLEVSGIGEKTLEVIAENLQVP from the coding sequence GTGGCGTATTTGAAAAGGTATGGATGGGTTATCATCGTGCTTATTGTCATAAGTTTTCTTTTATTTAAACATGAGGACAAAGATGCTTTCGTACATGAAAAGGAAGCTGAACCACCTTTGAATGGACAAGTTTCTGACCAGGATGAACATACGTCATCTGTCGTAAAAGTCGATGTTAAAGGGGAAGTAGTTCATCCCGGCGTCTACACTGTTAAAAATGGGATGAGAGTGGACGATGTCATTTCGCTGGCTGGCGGATTGACGTCTAAAGCAGATCCTGCCAGTGTGAACTTTGCCCAGAAGCTTGAAGATGAAATGGTCGTCCTCGTTACATCCTCTTCAGCAGCAATGAATCAGGGAAGCGGAGCAGAAAATGAAAACCAAGGGAAAGTGGTCAGGATTAATCAAGCGTCGCAGGAAGAGATTGAAAAGCTCCCTGGTATAGGGCCATCCAAGGCAGCTGCTATTATTAAATACCGCGAAGAGCAAGGTTTATTTAAGAAAAAAGAAGATTTGTTAGAGGTAAGTGGAATAGGAGAGAAAACGTTAGAAGTGATCGCCGAGAATCTTCAGGTCCCTTAA
- the yqeH gene encoding ribosome biogenesis GTPase YqeH, whose protein sequence is MDKIQCQGCGAEIQTTHPELPGFAPESALQKEDVICKRCFRLQNYNEVQDIPFNDDDFLEMLNQISHNQGLIIQLVDIFDFNGSFISGLKRLTGNNPVILVGNKIDVLPKSVNPNKLKDWLRRSAKQQGLQVEGVYLISAEKNLGVEELAKVLDKERKEKDVYIVGTTNVGKSTFINTLIQNTSGIKEAITTSYFPGTTLGFIDIPLDEKSSLYDTPGVIQRHQMAHYVSDKDLKLITPRKEVKPKVYQLNEKQTLFFGGLARLDFEAGERTSFICYFSNELPIHRTKLEKAEELYENQIGKLLSPPNDKTLKQLPSLTGRTFKINEKKTDIVFSGLGWVTIPEGNVSVTAYVPEGVKVSLRDSLI, encoded by the coding sequence ATGGATAAAATTCAATGTCAGGGCTGTGGTGCCGAAATACAAACGACACATCCGGAGCTTCCTGGGTTTGCTCCTGAGTCTGCATTGCAAAAAGAAGATGTCATTTGTAAACGCTGCTTCCGCTTGCAGAATTATAATGAGGTACAGGATATTCCTTTTAACGACGATGACTTTTTAGAAATGTTAAATCAAATCAGCCATAACCAGGGATTGATTATCCAGCTCGTGGATATCTTTGATTTTAATGGCAGTTTTATTTCCGGATTAAAGCGTTTAACTGGAAATAATCCAGTCATTTTAGTTGGAAATAAAATCGACGTCCTCCCTAAATCAGTTAATCCAAACAAGCTTAAGGACTGGCTGCGGAGGTCTGCCAAGCAGCAAGGTCTTCAAGTAGAAGGGGTTTATTTAATTTCTGCAGAGAAGAACCTTGGGGTTGAGGAATTGGCAAAGGTGCTCGACAAGGAACGTAAAGAAAAAGATGTGTATATTGTCGGTACGACGAATGTAGGGAAGTCAACGTTCATTAATACGCTCATCCAAAATACTTCCGGTATTAAAGAAGCGATCACCACTTCCTATTTTCCAGGTACGACGCTTGGTTTTATAGATATTCCACTGGATGAAAAGAGCTCGCTCTATGATACACCAGGTGTTATCCAGCGCCACCAAATGGCACACTATGTTTCCGATAAAGACCTTAAGTTAATCACGCCCAGAAAAGAAGTCAAACCAAAAGTATATCAGCTTAATGAAAAACAGACGTTGTTTTTTGGTGGTCTAGCCAGGCTGGATTTCGAAGCGGGCGAGCGGACCTCCTTTATTTGTTATTTTTCCAATGAGTTACCTATTCACAGGACGAAACTTGAAAAAGCAGAAGAATTGTATGAAAATCAAATTGGCAAACTGCTCTCTCCACCCAATGATAAGACGTTAAAACAGCTTCCTTCATTAACTGGCAGAACGTTTAAAATTAATGAGAAAAAAACGGATATTGTCTTTTCAGGTTTAGGGTGGGTAACGATTCCTGAAGGGAACGTTTCGGTTACGGCGTACGTACCAGAAGGGGTAAAAGTATCCTTGCGTGACTCATTAATATAG
- the yqeK gene encoding bis(5'-nucleosyl)-tetraphosphatase (symmetrical) YqeK → MKLNREDALHFVAPHLKQSRYEHTVRVTDTAMELAKKYGADLEKTELASILHDFAKHKPKDLMKRWIMKDRRLPKDMLSYHHGLWHGPVASVMLEQEIGLSDEDIKSAISCHTTGKKHMSVLDQVVFLADYIEPGREFPGVEEVRELAESSLEQACFAALKNTVQHLILKERTVYPDTIHAYNDFLHRTKEQVK, encoded by the coding sequence ATGAAGCTTAACAGAGAGGACGCCCTTCATTTTGTCGCGCCTCACTTAAAACAAAGCAGGTATGAGCATACGGTTCGAGTAACTGATACAGCTATGGAACTTGCCAAAAAATACGGGGCCGACTTAGAAAAAACGGAACTTGCTTCCATTCTGCATGATTTTGCGAAACACAAACCTAAAGATTTGATGAAACGCTGGATCATGAAGGACCGGAGACTGCCTAAAGATATGCTGAGTTACCACCATGGTCTGTGGCACGGTCCAGTAGCTTCCGTTATGCTGGAGCAAGAAATTGGTCTAAGTGATGAAGACATCAAATCAGCAATAAGTTGTCATACTACAGGTAAGAAGCATATGTCTGTACTGGATCAAGTCGTGTTTTTAGCTGACTACATTGAACCAGGCAGGGAGTTTCCTGGAGTGGAAGAGGTAAGGGAACTTGCTGAATCAAGTTTGGAACAGGCTTGTTTTGCTGCATTGAAAAATACCGTCCAGCATTTGATTTTGAAAGAACGCACGGTTTACCCTGATACCATCCATGCTTATAATGATTTTTTACACAGGACAAAAGAACAGGTGAAATAA
- the comER gene encoding late competence protein ComER, producing MRYGIIGTGNMGAMLATCFMTSKAIEAKDIILYNRSKEKALAIKENFKDVTVAENLQQLAKESDVLFFCIKPHQFKDVLDEVKRELTESQCIVSITSPVAVEELEACTPCQVARIVPSITNRAFAGVSLFTFGRTMDEQNKILLKELFHSFSSPIEVEEEYIRVASDIVSCGPAFLSFLLKDWIESAHAVTGIPQEKATKLTEEMMAGLGNLLSKQIYTLDELMEKVTVKGGVTGEGLKALEQHLGETFEEMFKATQAKHREDKQTIKLQKS from the coding sequence ATGCGTTATGGAATTATTGGAACAGGAAACATGGGAGCCATGCTTGCTACATGCTTTATGACTAGTAAAGCAATAGAAGCAAAGGATATCATCCTTTACAATCGTTCTAAAGAAAAGGCTTTAGCCATTAAGGAAAATTTCAAAGATGTAACCGTTGCGGAAAATCTTCAGCAGCTTGCAAAAGAAAGTGATGTGCTGTTTTTCTGTATTAAACCGCACCAGTTTAAAGATGTTTTAGATGAAGTAAAAAGAGAGTTAACGGAATCACAGTGTATCGTTTCGATAACAAGCCCGGTGGCTGTAGAGGAGTTGGAAGCATGTACGCCGTGCCAGGTAGCAAGGATTGTACCTTCCATTACAAATCGTGCTTTTGCCGGAGTGAGCTTATTCACTTTCGGCAGAACAATGGATGAGCAAAACAAAATTTTATTAAAAGAGCTTTTCCATTCGTTTTCTTCCCCTATAGAGGTTGAAGAAGAATATATTCGAGTAGCTTCAGACATTGTGTCATGCGGGCCAGCCTTTTTAAGCTTTCTGTTAAAAGATTGGATTGAATCCGCACACGCAGTCACGGGTATTCCTCAGGAGAAAGCGACCAAATTAACGGAAGAAATGATGGCAGGTTTAGGAAATTTACTATCGAAACAAATATACACGCTCGATGAATTAATGGAAAAGGTAACCGTAAAAGGCGGGGTGACCGGGGAAGGTCTAAAAGCACTTGAACAACACCTAGGAGAGACTTTTGAGGAAATGTTTAAAGCGACACAAGCGAAGCATCGAGAAGATAAGCAAACCATTAAGCTGCAGAAGTCTTAG
- a CDS encoding YqeG family HAD IIIA-type phosphatase: MRNLFLPNEHVPSVFDIKPEVLKEKGVKGIITDLDNTLVAWNVKDATEEIIQWFGKMSDHGIQVTIASNNNENRVRLFSQPLDTRFIHSARKPLANAFRKAQKEMNLKKHEIVVIGDQLMTDVLGGNIAGFHTILVVPIVETDGFFTRFNRKIERRILNWMRRKGKISWERRND; encoded by the coding sequence ATGAGGAATCTATTTTTACCTAATGAACACGTGCCAAGTGTATTTGATATAAAGCCTGAAGTGCTTAAAGAAAAAGGGGTTAAAGGGATCATAACTGATTTGGATAATACACTTGTGGCATGGAATGTAAAGGATGCCACAGAAGAAATTATTCAATGGTTTGGCAAAATGAGTGATCATGGCATTCAAGTAACGATCGCTTCAAACAATAATGAAAACAGAGTCCGGCTCTTTTCTCAGCCGCTGGATACCCGGTTTATACACAGCGCCAGGAAGCCACTGGCCAACGCATTTAGAAAGGCTCAGAAGGAAATGAATTTAAAAAAACATGAGATCGTTGTCATAGGCGACCAATTAATGACGGACGTTCTCGGAGGTAATATTGCCGGTTTCCATACCATATTAGTTGTGCCAATTGTTGAGACTGATGGTTTCTTTACGCGGTTCAATCGTAAAATTGAGCGTAGAATTTTAAATTGGATGCGTAGAAAAGGAAAGATCAGCTGGGAGAGGAGAAATGATTAA
- a CDS encoding DNA internalization-related competence protein ComEC/Rec2 has translation MRGKLHLPLAAMAGGAVFASTGEIGKFVCIGVLTMIFFRVRRMWRIFLLSSFLCFGYWYFAPAEKTSLNLTPHLITGTISSGITETDQSIQVILTKDNKNPVEKVQLTYFKEQMDALYLEKLQNQWKYGAACTIYSSEEEVKEARNPGEFDFRHYLARQQIYSQVVITKDIRMSCKGSSWLQYLFEQRNRMEFTVKNAVSTTAYPWIKALIFGETDELDKDTLEWFREWGLSHLLAISGLHIGLFLTLFMLLFYRTGIASMEQVRFSLICILPAYSFIAGGAPSVLRASLMGVIALLLAQAGLRMAVTDILSITAIVLLIASPDMLQQPGFQFSFLVTFALIFSSKIFLQEQNFLTLSAKICLISQLCVLPLQVHYFYECNPLSLLANLLLVPYFSFLLLPISLLLVLQAFIFPKIAFVFSTLTFSCHTQLLNYIEILSSKVLFQWTIGAIPTPWILVFSGSFVMMMIFWSRRKLKLTFYLAVVCCSVLIVYSSLPYFSSQGTVTMLDIGQGDTFVIELPFRRGVMMIDAAGPPIFTENKTRTEEMVIAPFLKSRGISHLDAMLVSHHDWDHNGSVSPILHDFTVDRLIVSPYYKFEKKQGPKVEVNRVKAGDKFSIQGQQFSVLEPDREASSTNDNSVVLLTKLGGKLWMFTGDSSVEKEEEMVRNGSNLDVDVLKVGHHGSHTSTSEEWLEALTPEIALISAGEHNRYGHPHQDVINKLKDMGIIIWRTDQHGAVQYKFSGGEGTFYPFLSYNASRE, from the coding sequence ATGAGAGGAAAACTGCACCTGCCTCTGGCTGCCATGGCCGGAGGGGCAGTTTTTGCCTCAACAGGGGAAATTGGAAAATTTGTGTGTATTGGCGTTCTAACGATGATTTTTTTTAGAGTGCGAAGAATGTGGAGAATTTTTTTATTATCCTCATTCCTTTGTTTCGGTTATTGGTATTTCGCCCCGGCAGAAAAAACCTCACTTAATCTCACTCCCCACCTTATTACAGGTACTATTTCTTCAGGAATCACAGAGACCGACCAATCCATCCAAGTCATTTTAACAAAAGATAATAAAAACCCAGTCGAAAAAGTCCAACTTACGTATTTCAAAGAACAAATGGATGCTCTCTATTTAGAAAAGCTGCAGAATCAATGGAAATACGGAGCTGCATGTACCATTTATTCGTCAGAGGAAGAAGTGAAGGAGGCAAGGAATCCTGGTGAATTTGATTTTCGGCATTATTTAGCCCGGCAACAAATTTATTCTCAAGTGGTTATTACTAAAGATATACGTATGAGCTGTAAAGGAAGCTCATGGCTGCAATATTTGTTTGAGCAAAGAAACCGAATGGAATTTACAGTGAAAAATGCAGTTTCGACTACAGCTTATCCATGGATTAAAGCTCTAATATTTGGAGAAACCGATGAATTAGATAAGGATACGCTTGAGTGGTTCCGAGAATGGGGTCTCTCCCATTTATTAGCTATATCCGGACTCCACATCGGATTATTTCTCACTCTGTTTATGCTGCTTTTTTACCGCACGGGCATTGCTTCAATGGAACAAGTACGTTTCAGTCTTATCTGCATTCTGCCAGCCTATTCCTTTATTGCAGGGGGAGCTCCTTCTGTACTCAGGGCAAGTCTTATGGGAGTGATCGCCCTCCTTTTAGCACAAGCAGGTTTGAGAATGGCCGTTACTGATATTCTGTCAATCACAGCCATTGTCCTCTTAATTGCTTCACCTGATATGCTGCAGCAACCAGGATTTCAGTTTTCTTTCCTCGTAACCTTTGCATTGATTTTTTCCTCGAAAATCTTTCTTCAAGAGCAAAACTTTCTCACACTCTCTGCGAAAATCTGCCTGATTAGTCAGCTCTGTGTCTTGCCTTTGCAAGTGCATTACTTTTATGAATGCAACCCGTTATCTCTGCTGGCTAATTTGCTGCTTGTCCCCTATTTTTCTTTTCTGCTTCTTCCAATATCCCTCCTGCTTGTGCTCCAGGCATTTATTTTTCCAAAAATCGCATTCGTTTTCTCTACTCTCACTTTTAGCTGTCATACCCAGTTGCTTAACTATATTGAAATTTTGAGCTCTAAGGTGTTATTTCAATGGACGATTGGCGCGATTCCAACTCCATGGATCCTAGTGTTTTCGGGGTCTTTTGTTATGATGATGATTTTTTGGAGCAGGAGAAAGCTGAAGCTTACGTTTTACCTGGCCGTAGTGTGCTGTTCAGTATTGATTGTATATTCAAGTCTGCCTTACTTCTCCAGTCAAGGTACAGTTACGATGCTTGACATTGGCCAAGGGGACACTTTTGTAATTGAGCTCCCATTTCGAAGGGGAGTGATGATGATCGATGCAGCGGGACCGCCGATTTTTACTGAAAATAAAACAAGGACAGAAGAAATGGTGATCGCTCCTTTTTTAAAATCGAGAGGCATTTCACACTTGGATGCCATGCTTGTGTCTCATCATGATTGGGACCACAACGGCAGTGTTTCTCCTATACTCCATGATTTTACAGTAGACCGGCTCATCGTAAGCCCTTATTACAAATTCGAAAAGAAACAAGGTCCGAAAGTTGAGGTCAACCGAGTGAAAGCAGGTGACAAATTTTCTATTCAAGGACAGCAGTTTTCAGTCCTCGAGCCCGATCGGGAAGCTTCTTCAACAAATGATAATTCTGTAGTGCTGCTGACTAAACTGGGTGGGAAATTGTGGATGTTCACGGGCGATTCATCGGTAGAGAAGGAAGAGGAAATGGTCAGAAATGGATCGAATCTCGATGTGGATGTATTAAAGGTTGGACACCATGGCAGCCATACTTCTACTTCAGAAGAATGGCTTGAAGCCTTGACTCCTGAAATTGCCCTTATTTCTGCAGGCGAACATAATCGCTACGGACATCCCCATCAAGACGTCATTAACAAGCTTAAAGACATGGGCATCATCATCTGGAGAACAGATCAACATGGTGCTGTACAGTATAAATTCTCAGGTGGAGAAGGAACGTTTTATCCGTTTCTTTCGTATAATGCGAGCAGAGAATAA
- the aroE gene encoding shikimate dehydrogenase: protein MLKLGLIGYPVGHSLSPWIHNQLMDKAGLKGSYELMEIQPEDFDHRIQALKEMNLDGFNVTIPYKEKIINYLDEIDEAAEHLGAVNTVKLENGRWIGYNTDGIGYLKSIQNRFPHVELSTRKILVLGSGGAARGIIFALAEAGCKEIDVANRTVGKAEELIKELEASLSATAIDLEQASQNIKDYDFIIQTTSVGMNPNPENQIIKLEQLNERAIVSDIVYRPMETQFLRAAQAKGASIQFGHEMLLHQAVYSFQIWTGKKVDVTDMLTDFEAVLKGV from the coding sequence ATGCTCAAACTGGGTTTAATCGGATATCCTGTAGGCCATTCTTTATCACCTTGGATCCATAACCAATTAATGGATAAGGCCGGCCTGAAGGGATCATACGAATTAATGGAAATCCAACCAGAGGACTTTGATCATCGTATTCAAGCGCTTAAAGAAATGAATTTAGATGGCTTTAATGTAACCATCCCTTATAAAGAAAAAATTATTAATTATTTAGATGAAATCGATGAAGCAGCTGAACATTTAGGTGCAGTTAATACCGTGAAGCTCGAGAATGGCCGCTGGATTGGTTATAATACAGATGGAATCGGTTATCTTAAATCGATTCAAAACCGATTTCCACATGTCGAGCTTTCGACTAGAAAGATTCTTGTGCTCGGAAGCGGTGGAGCTGCAAGAGGGATAATATTTGCCCTTGCTGAAGCTGGCTGCAAAGAAATCGACGTTGCGAATCGAACTGTTGGAAAGGCTGAAGAACTGATTAAAGAATTGGAAGCCAGTCTTTCGGCAACAGCAATAGATCTTGAACAGGCAAGTCAAAATATAAAGGATTATGACTTCATTATTCAGACCACGTCAGTAGGCATGAATCCTAATCCCGAAAACCAAATTATCAAGCTGGAACAGCTGAATGAAAGAGCAATCGTCAGTGATATTGTATACCGTCCTATGGAAACTCAATTTTTGCGAGCCGCTCAGGCTAAAGGAGCTTCTATTCAATTTGGTCATGAGATGCTGCTTCACCAGGCCGTCTATTCTTTTCAAATTTGGACTGGAAAAAAGGTGGATGTCACTGATATGCTGACTGACTTTGAAGCGGTACTGAAAGGAGTATAA